A part of Vigna radiata var. radiata cultivar VC1973A chromosome 11, Vradiata_ver6, whole genome shotgun sequence genomic DNA contains:
- the LOC106777523 gene encoding alpha-L-fucosidase 2-like, giving the protein MEAEARRSSDLKIRFGEEGGKHWTDALPIGNGRLGAMICGRLHSETIHLNEDTLWTGTPADYTNSKAPQALSLVRNLVNRQQYPQATAAASALTGSNPSEAYQLLADIKLDFDYSHLTGAQQTYQRELDLDTATVKVSYSVGDVQFKREHFASYPDQVILFPPLLQWPIHITFRF; this is encoded by the exons ATGGAAGCGGAAGCGCGTAGAAGTTCGGACTTGAAGATTAGGTTCGGAGAAGAAGGTGGGAAGCACTGGACTGATGCGCTTCCCATTGGCAATGGACGCCTCGGAGCCATGATCTGCGGCCGCCTCCATTCCGAAACCATCCACCTCAACG AGGACACGCTCTGGACCGGAACACCCGCGGACTACACTAATTCTAAAGCTCCACAAGCCCTTTCTCTGGTTAGAAACCTCGTTAACCGTCAACAATATCCACAAGCCACTGCTGCTGCTTCTGCCTTAACAGGATCAAATCCATCCGAG GCCTACCAACTTCTCGCCGATATCAAATTGGACTTCGATTATTCACATCTCACCGGCGCTCAACAAACTTACCAGAGGGAGCTGGACTTGGATACTGCTACTGTCAAGGTCAGCTATTCCGTTGGAGATGTTCAGTTCAAAAGGGAGCATTTTGCCTCCTATCCAGATCAAGTCATTTTGTTTCCTCCTCTCCTTCAGTGGCCCATTCACATCACCTTCAGATTCTAA